Proteins encoded within one genomic window of Variovorax sp. OAS795:
- a CDS encoding ATP-binding protein, with protein sequence MSTKPRSGAAATPAARRARAMRWAIGVGAALVTAIGLVLMFLLAQATNNRALYERYYVRLFGINVVVAVLLVLVIGWVAFRLLRRLRQGKFGSRLLIKLAAIFALVGVVPGALVYVVSYQFVARSIESWFDVKVEGALDAGLNLGRATLDSLTDDLAAKTRAASAQLVQVPDASAGLALERIRDQLQASDVVLWTGTGQLVASAGTSRFQLNPERPTIQQLRQVRADRAIAHIEGLDETAPPGATLPPASVRALAMVQRPGFDFDTAPRFLQVTQPLPPAVVANALAVQEANREYQERALAREGLRRMYIGTLTLSLFLAVFGAVLLAVLFGNQLARPLLVLADGVRQVAAGDLRPTTVLQGKDELGGLTRSFAVMTQQLADARGAVEKTMGQLDAARANLQTILDNLTSGVIVLDVKGTILSTNPGATRVLRAPLAAYEGMPLAEVPGLADFGTSVQQQFDEFQVERLQHGLDHWQHAFELHATGMDLPQQDSAINIVARGAELPGAARLLVFDDISEIVSAQRAQAWGEVARRLAHEIKNPLTPIQLSAERLEMKLSGKVAPPEQAILVKSVKTIVDQVDAMKRLVNEFRDYARLPAADLKAIDLNALLVDVLQLYSAENAPIALRSELDERCPPIRGDAQQIRQVIHNLLQNAQDAAEAAANSTGRAGEVVIRTRLGDSGQRVRLTVQDSGPGFAENILKRAFEPYVTTKTKGTGLGLAVVKKIADEHGARIELSNRVVDGAVAGAQVSLSFALAGESHAAVAHTEDSKSSAA encoded by the coding sequence GTGAGCACCAAGCCGCGCAGCGGCGCAGCGGCCACGCCGGCCGCGCGCCGCGCGCGCGCGATGCGCTGGGCCATCGGCGTGGGCGCCGCGCTGGTCACGGCCATCGGCCTGGTGCTGATGTTCCTGCTGGCGCAGGCCACCAACAACCGTGCGCTGTACGAGCGCTACTACGTGCGCCTCTTCGGCATCAACGTGGTGGTGGCGGTGCTGCTGGTGCTGGTGATCGGCTGGGTCGCGTTCCGCCTGTTGCGGCGGCTGCGCCAGGGCAAGTTCGGCAGCCGCCTGCTCATCAAGCTGGCGGCCATCTTCGCGCTGGTGGGCGTGGTGCCCGGCGCGCTGGTCTACGTGGTGTCCTACCAGTTCGTCGCGCGGTCGATCGAAAGCTGGTTCGACGTCAAGGTGGAGGGCGCGCTCGACGCGGGCCTGAACCTGGGCCGTGCCACGCTCGATTCGCTCACCGATGATTTGGCCGCCAAGACGCGCGCGGCCAGCGCCCAGCTGGTGCAGGTGCCCGATGCCAGCGCCGGCCTCGCCCTCGAGCGCATCCGCGACCAGCTCCAGGCCTCCGACGTGGTGCTCTGGACCGGCACCGGCCAGCTCGTGGCCAGCGCCGGCACGTCGCGCTTCCAGCTCAACCCCGAGCGCCCGACCATCCAGCAGCTGCGGCAGGTGCGGGCCGACCGCGCCATCGCCCACATCGAAGGCCTGGACGAAACGGCGCCGCCGGGCGCCACCCTTCCTCCCGCCAGCGTGCGTGCGCTGGCCATGGTGCAGCGCCCGGGCTTCGACTTCGACACCGCACCGCGCTTCTTGCAGGTGACGCAGCCGCTGCCACCTGCGGTGGTGGCCAACGCCCTCGCGGTGCAGGAGGCCAACCGCGAATACCAGGAGCGTGCGCTGGCCCGCGAAGGCCTCAGGCGCATGTACATCGGCACCCTCACGCTGAGCCTGTTCCTGGCCGTGTTCGGCGCCGTGCTGCTGGCGGTGCTGTTCGGCAACCAGCTGGCGCGACCGCTGCTGGTGCTGGCGGACGGCGTGCGCCAGGTGGCCGCCGGCGACCTGCGGCCGACCACCGTGCTGCAGGGAAAAGACGAGCTGGGCGGCCTCACGCGTTCGTTCGCCGTCATGACCCAGCAGCTGGCCGATGCCCGCGGCGCCGTCGAAAAGACCATGGGCCAGCTCGACGCCGCCCGCGCCAACCTGCAGACCATCCTGGACAACCTGACCTCGGGCGTGATCGTGCTCGATGTCAAGGGCACCATCCTGTCCACCAACCCCGGCGCCACCCGCGTGCTGCGCGCCCCGCTGGCAGCCTACGAGGGAATGCCGCTCGCCGAGGTCCCGGGGCTGGCCGACTTCGGCACCAGCGTGCAGCAGCAGTTCGACGAGTTCCAGGTCGAGCGCCTGCAGCACGGGCTCGACCACTGGCAGCACGCCTTCGAACTGCACGCCACCGGCATGGACCTGCCGCAGCAGGACAGCGCCATCAACATCGTCGCGCGGGGCGCGGAACTGCCCGGCGCGGCGCGGCTGCTGGTGTTCGACGACATCTCCGAGATCGTGTCGGCCCAGCGCGCACAGGCCTGGGGCGAAGTCGCGCGCCGCCTCGCGCACGAAATCAAGAATCCGCTGACACCCATCCAGCTCTCGGCCGAGCGGCTCGAAATGAAGCTCTCAGGCAAGGTCGCGCCGCCCGAGCAGGCCATCCTCGTTAAGTCCGTCAAGACCATCGTCGACCAGGTCGACGCGATGAAGCGCCTGGTCAACGAATTTCGCGACTATGCGCGCCTGCCCGCGGCCGATCTCAAGGCCATCGACCTCAACGCGCTGCTGGTCGACGTGCTCCAGCTCTACAGCGCCGAGAACGCGCCCATCGCCTTGCGCTCCGAACTGGACGAGCGCTGCCCGCCCATCCGCGGCGACGCGCAGCAGATCCGCCAGGTCATCCACAATTTGCTGCAGAACGCGCAGGACGCGGCCGAGGCCGCCGCCAACAGCACCGGCCGGGCCGGCGAGGTCGTCATCCGCACCCGCCTGGGCGATTCGGGCCAGCGGGTGCGCCTCACGGTGCAGGACAGCGGGCCCGGCTTTGCCGAAAACATCCTCAAGCGCGCCTTCGAACCCTACGTGACCACGAAAACAAAAGGTACCGGTTTGGGGCTGGCCGTGGTCAAGAAGATCGCGGACGAGCACGGTGCCCGCATCGAGCTTTCCAACCGCGTTGTCGATGGGGCTGTAGCAGGGGCGCAAGTCTCGCTATCATTCGCGCTGGCAGGCGAGTCGCACGCAGCGGTCGCTCACACCGAAGATTCGAAGTCTTCCGCCGCCTGA
- a CDS encoding response regulator: protein MANILVVDDELGIRDLLFEILNDEGHNVELAENAAEARAARQRARPDLVLLDIWMPDTDGVTLLKEWSTAGLLSMPVIMMSGHATIDTAVDATRIGAFAFLEKPITLQKLLKAVEQGLARESARRAAAGVVPPAAGVNPSAAITTTGDSLLLASLASVPVPDAGPQSTQSFDLDRPLRDARDGFEKAYFEFHLAMENGSMTRVAEKTGLERTHLYRKLKQLGVDLSRGRRSAV, encoded by the coding sequence ATGGCAAACATTCTCGTGGTCGATGACGAGCTGGGTATTCGGGACCTGCTCTTCGAAATTCTCAATGACGAAGGCCACAACGTGGAGCTCGCCGAAAACGCCGCCGAGGCACGCGCCGCGCGGCAGCGCGCACGTCCCGACCTCGTGCTGCTCGACATCTGGATGCCCGACACCGACGGCGTCACGCTGCTCAAGGAATGGTCCACCGCCGGCCTCCTGAGCATGCCCGTCATCATGATGAGCGGCCACGCCACCATCGATACGGCCGTCGACGCCACCCGCATCGGCGCCTTCGCGTTCCTCGAAAAACCCATCACGCTGCAGAAGCTGCTCAAGGCGGTGGAGCAGGGGCTCGCCCGCGAAAGCGCAAGGCGCGCGGCCGCGGGCGTGGTGCCCCCCGCAGCGGGCGTCAACCCTTCGGCCGCGATCACCACCACCGGCGACAGCCTGCTGCTCGCCTCGCTCGCTTCCGTGCCGGTACCCGATGCCGGTCCGCAATCGACCCAGAGCTTCGACCTGGACCGCCCGCTGCGCGATGCACGCGACGGCTTCGAGAAGGCCTACTTCGAGTTCCACCTGGCCATGGAGAACGGCTCCATGACCCGCGTGGCCGAGAAGACCGGGCTGGAACGCACCCATCTCTACCGCAAGCTCAAACAACTTGGCGTCGATCTTTCGAGAGGCCGCAGAAGCGCTGTATAA
- a CDS encoding dienelactone hydrolase family protein, whose amino-acid sequence MTFEIEQRALRVRVGDASLEADLSLPGAARGVVLFAHGSGSSRLSPRNRQVAEHLNEAKLATMLVDLLTPDEEAVDERTRELRFDIGLLADRLAALTDWLRVHEPTAGLPIGYFGASTGAGAALVAAAERPDAVAAVVSRGGRPDLAGPALERVRAPTLLIVGGNDGPVIDMNWQALAALKSEKRLSLVPGATHLFEEPDALGAVSILARDWFKRHLDPSRRAT is encoded by the coding sequence ATGACATTCGAGATCGAACAGCGGGCGCTTCGGGTCCGCGTAGGCGACGCCTCGCTCGAGGCCGATCTGAGCTTGCCCGGCGCGGCGCGCGGCGTGGTGCTGTTTGCGCATGGGAGCGGCAGCAGCCGCCTGAGTCCGCGCAACCGGCAGGTTGCCGAGCACCTCAATGAGGCGAAGCTCGCGACGATGCTGGTCGATCTGTTGACCCCCGACGAGGAAGCCGTCGACGAACGTACGCGCGAACTGCGTTTCGACATCGGCTTGCTTGCCGACCGGCTCGCCGCGCTGACTGACTGGCTGCGCGTGCATGAGCCCACGGCGGGCCTTCCTATCGGCTATTTCGGCGCCAGCACCGGTGCCGGTGCCGCGCTGGTGGCCGCCGCCGAGCGGCCCGATGCGGTCGCTGCAGTGGTGTCCCGCGGCGGTCGTCCGGATCTGGCCGGGCCTGCGCTGGAACGCGTGCGCGCTCCCACGCTGTTGATCGTCGGCGGCAACGACGGACCGGTGATCGACATGAACTGGCAGGCACTCGCGGCGCTGAAAAGCGAAAAGCGCCTGTCGCTGGTGCCCGGCGCAACGCACCTGTTCGAGGAGCCCGACGCGCTCGGCGCCGTTTCCATCCTGGCGCGCGATTGGTTCAAGCGTCATCTCGATCCATCCAGGCGTGCGACATGA
- a CDS encoding methyltransferase domain-containing protein, protein MTDSRARPSGHRASRGNERSPLEPPVSEAGVARTYDRLAPLYDTLFGQVLEPGRKRMAELVRTLQPASLLEVGVGTGLALGGYPAECRIVGIDLSHDMLERARERAAALPQHHIAIEHMNAERMRFPDGAFDCVTLPYVLSVTPRPAELVREVRRVCKAEGTIIVLNHFSGSRLWWLLERAVRSAAEHVGFRSDFRYEEQILAHDWQVLGVEPVNLFGLSKLVVLRN, encoded by the coding sequence ATGACGGACAGCAGAGCCCGGCCCAGCGGCCACCGCGCGAGCCGTGGAAATGAACGCTCGCCGCTGGAGCCGCCGGTGTCGGAAGCAGGCGTCGCCCGCACCTATGACCGGCTCGCGCCGCTGTACGACACGCTGTTCGGCCAGGTGCTGGAACCCGGGCGCAAGCGCATGGCAGAGCTTGTTCGCACCTTGCAGCCGGCCTCGCTGCTCGAGGTCGGCGTCGGCACCGGGCTGGCGCTGGGCGGGTATCCGGCCGAATGCAGGATCGTCGGGATCGACCTCTCCCACGACATGCTCGAGCGCGCCCGCGAGCGCGCTGCCGCGCTGCCGCAACACCACATTGCCATCGAGCACATGAATGCCGAGCGCATGCGTTTTCCCGATGGCGCATTCGACTGCGTCACCTTGCCCTACGTGCTGTCGGTGACGCCGCGGCCCGCCGAGCTCGTGCGCGAAGTGCGGCGGGTGTGCAAAGCCGAGGGAACCATCATCGTGCTCAATCACTTCAGTGGCAGCCGGCTGTGGTGGCTCCTGGAGCGGGCCGTCCGCTCCGCCGCCGAGCACGTGGGGTTCCGATCCGACTTCCGCTACGAGGAGCAGATACTTGCCCACGACTGGCAGGTGCTCGGAGTCGAGCCGGTCAATCTTTTCGGGCTTTCGAAGCTGGTGGTTCTGCGCAACTGA
- a CDS encoding mechanosensitive ion channel family protein, translated as MNQTIATLSDATLLGLPATDLALAIAAALAAYLAMRLVLRYVIERMRKIAAHTGNRIDDTVVDVLGSTNRVFLLLAALLVGVGLLDLSERWNQRVGQLWFIALALQTGLWLTKAISLGLRRYEARHTSAGMTQVSASAVLLSWSLRTLLWAVVLLAVLSNMGVNITAFVASLGVGGVAIALAVQNILGDLFASLAIAVDKPFEVGDAIGIGDLSGTVEHIGLKTTRLRSLTGEQIVISNTDLLKQVVKNYRRMNERRIAFKFGMSYRSAPEKLEAIPGIVKRLIESRPSLRLDRVHFQAFGQSSLDFEVVYFVKSADYGLYMDEQQRLNLQMMREFESLGVELAIPTQALYVAPTEGRRAVARELATQD; from the coding sequence ATGAACCAGACGATCGCCACCCTCTCCGACGCAACGCTGCTGGGGCTGCCCGCGACCGACCTGGCACTGGCCATCGCGGCGGCACTCGCGGCCTACCTGGCCATGCGGCTGGTGCTGCGCTACGTGATCGAGCGCATGCGAAAAATCGCAGCGCACACGGGCAACCGCATCGACGACACCGTGGTCGACGTGCTGGGCAGCACCAACCGTGTGTTCCTGCTGCTTGCCGCACTGCTGGTCGGCGTTGGCCTGCTCGATCTGTCGGAGCGCTGGAACCAGCGCGTCGGGCAACTGTGGTTCATAGCGCTCGCGCTGCAGACGGGCCTGTGGCTCACCAAGGCCATCAGCCTCGGGCTGCGCCGCTACGAGGCGCGCCATACCTCCGCCGGCATGACGCAGGTCAGCGCGTCGGCCGTGCTGCTGTCGTGGTCGCTGCGCACACTGCTATGGGCGGTGGTGCTGCTGGCGGTGCTCTCGAACATGGGGGTCAACATCACCGCGTTCGTGGCCAGCCTCGGCGTGGGCGGCGTTGCCATTGCGCTCGCGGTGCAGAACATCCTCGGCGACCTCTTCGCGTCGCTCGCGATCGCGGTCGACAAGCCCTTCGAAGTGGGCGATGCCATCGGCATCGGCGACCTGTCGGGAACGGTGGAGCACATCGGCCTCAAGACCACGCGGCTGCGCAGCCTGACCGGCGAGCAGATCGTCATCAGCAACACCGACCTGCTCAAGCAGGTGGTGAAGAACTATCGCCGCATGAACGAGCGGCGCATTGCGTTCAAGTTCGGCATGAGCTATCGCAGCGCGCCCGAGAAGCTCGAAGCCATTCCCGGCATCGTGAAGCGCCTGATCGAATCGCGGCCATCGCTGCGGCTGGACCGTGTGCACTTCCAGGCCTTCGGCCAAAGCTCGCTCGACTTCGAGGTCGTCTACTTCGTCAAGAGCGCGGACTACGGCCTCTACATGGACGAGCAGCAGCGGCTGAACCTGCAGATGATGCGCGAGTTCGAATCGCTCGGCGTCGAGCTCGCGATTCCGACCCAGGCCTTGTACGTTGCGCCCACCGAAGGCCGCCGCGCGGTGGCGAGGGAACTGGCCACTCAGGACTGA
- a CDS encoding LamG-like jellyroll fold domain-containing protein produces MHPQDNDNKIPLDRRTFCMGAVSLVALGTSGCGGGGGGGGGGIGGGVAGNVGGVSAAAPQDASAASVAAPNSARDPTPNVATDPVNEPVPAPATSRKFVHPGLLHTDADFERMRAKVAANAQPWLDGWNRLKANGRSQLGATPRPLATVIRGGDNQNFAQMYIDIARAYQLALRWKVSEDTRYADLAVVFLNAWSSTLTSIEGNADRFLAAGIYGHQFANAAEIMRTYPGWVASDFARFQNMMLAVFYPLNHSFLVNHNGAEITNYWANWDQCTLASILAIGVLCDRQDLYDEALGYYKAGQGNGAGLQAVYHVHPGYLGQWQESGRDQGHCTLGIGLAGVFCEMAWNQGDDVYGYENNRFLAGAEYVAKSNLRDLSGNFYTVPFFTNINKQGTQDVLSTGALGHQRGIWESVYNHYANRLGIATPYTLLQAIQMRPENDGSNGDQLGFGTLTYTRDPIATLVAPRGLTAHVRGAQVDLSWWGSTGALSYTVKRAANAGGPYATVSSGITDTLTFIDNGVSAGEVWHYVVVAVNAGGESAPSTEVRAAIKAELLMQLNFASAADDASLPAAPVKNLADFTIACRVYLDAISTWSRVFDFGSGQRRYMMLTPRSGAGKVRYAITTVHGYNTQMIEGSAPLPTGRWVHVAVTLSGALGTLYVDGAVAGSNAQMTLAPFDLGETTQNFLGRSQYPADPYLRGRLDDFRIYHGALTAAEIASLAA; encoded by the coding sequence ATGCATCCACAAGACAACGACAACAAGATTCCCCTGGACCGCCGCACCTTCTGCATGGGCGCGGTCAGCCTGGTTGCGCTCGGCACGAGCGGCTGTGGAGGTGGCGGCGGAGGAGGGGGTGGTGGAATCGGCGGCGGTGTGGCTGGAAACGTCGGCGGGGTGTCCGCGGCGGCCCCGCAGGACGCTTCGGCCGCGTCCGTGGCGGCGCCCAATTCCGCGCGCGATCCCACGCCCAATGTCGCCACCGATCCCGTGAACGAGCCGGTGCCTGCCCCTGCGACATCGCGGAAGTTCGTACACCCCGGCCTCCTTCACACCGATGCCGACTTCGAACGCATGCGTGCCAAGGTCGCGGCCAATGCGCAGCCCTGGCTCGATGGCTGGAACCGGTTGAAAGCCAACGGCCGTTCGCAGCTCGGCGCCACGCCCCGGCCGCTTGCCACCGTGATTCGCGGCGGCGACAACCAGAACTTTGCGCAGATGTACATCGACATCGCGCGCGCCTATCAACTCGCACTGCGCTGGAAGGTGTCGGAGGACACGCGATATGCCGACCTGGCGGTCGTCTTCCTCAACGCGTGGTCGTCCACGCTGACGTCGATCGAGGGCAACGCGGACCGCTTCCTGGCGGCCGGCATCTACGGCCACCAGTTCGCGAACGCGGCCGAGATCATGCGCACCTATCCGGGCTGGGTGGCCAGCGACTTCGCGCGCTTCCAGAACATGATGCTCGCGGTGTTCTATCCGCTCAACCACAGCTTCCTGGTCAACCACAATGGCGCCGAGATCACCAACTACTGGGCCAACTGGGACCAGTGCACGCTGGCCTCGATCCTGGCCATCGGCGTGCTGTGCGACCGGCAGGACCTCTACGACGAGGCCCTGGGCTACTACAAGGCAGGCCAGGGCAACGGGGCCGGCCTGCAGGCGGTCTACCACGTGCATCCGGGCTACCTCGGCCAGTGGCAGGAGAGCGGCCGCGACCAGGGCCATTGCACCCTGGGCATCGGCCTGGCGGGCGTGTTCTGCGAGATGGCCTGGAACCAGGGCGACGACGTGTACGGCTACGAGAACAACCGCTTCCTGGCCGGTGCCGAGTACGTCGCCAAGTCCAATCTTCGCGACCTCTCCGGCAACTTCTACACCGTGCCGTTCTTCACCAACATCAACAAGCAGGGAACGCAGGACGTGCTGTCGACTGGCGCCCTGGGGCACCAGCGCGGCATCTGGGAAAGCGTCTACAACCACTATGCGAACCGGCTCGGGATCGCCACGCCCTACACGTTGTTGCAGGCCATCCAGATGCGCCCCGAAAACGACGGCAGCAACGGCGACCAGCTGGGCTTCGGAACGCTGACCTACACGCGCGACCCGATCGCGACGCTCGTCGCGCCGCGCGGACTCACGGCGCATGTGCGTGGCGCGCAGGTCGATCTGTCGTGGTGGGGCAGCACCGGTGCGCTGAGCTACACCGTCAAGCGCGCCGCCAACGCGGGCGGTCCCTATGCCACGGTGAGTTCGGGCATCACCGACACGCTCACCTTCATCGACAACGGCGTCAGCGCCGGAGAGGTGTGGCACTACGTGGTGGTGGCGGTGAACGCGGGCGGCGAGAGCGCTCCTTCCACGGAAGTGCGCGCGGCCATCAAGGCCGAACTGCTGATGCAGCTCAACTTCGCGAGCGCCGCAGACGACGCCAGCCTTCCGGCCGCGCCGGTGAAGAACCTGGCGGACTTCACGATCGCCTGCCGCGTGTACCTGGACGCCATTTCCACCTGGTCGCGCGTGTTCGATTTCGGCTCGGGCCAACGCCGCTACATGATGCTCACGCCACGCAGCGGCGCAGGCAAGGTGCGCTATGCCATCACCACCGTGCATGGCTACAACACCCAGATGATCGAGGGTTCGGCGCCGCTGCCCACCGGCCGCTGGGTGCACGTGGCGGTGACCTTGTCAGGGGCGCTCGGCACGCTGTACGTCGATGGCGCGGTGGCCGGCAGCAACGCGCAGATGACGCTGGCCCCGTTCGATCTTGGCGAGACCACGCAGAATTTTCTAGGCCGCTCGCAGTATCCGGCCGATCCGTACCTGCGTGGGCGGCTCGACGACTTCCGCATCTACCATGGCGCATTGACGGCGGCGGAGATCGCCTCGCTTGCGGCCTAG
- a CDS encoding IS481 family transposase, protein MNTHKHARLTFARRIEMVKQMTLEGLDAVRAAAAHGVTAPTARKWLGRYLAGGEAALADASSRPTRSPRAIDAGKALLIVELRKRRMLQARIARSVGVSESTVSRVLARAGMSRLSDLEPVEAVVRYEHEAPGDLLHIDTKKLGRIVRPSHRVTGNRRDSVDGAGWETLFVAIDDHARLAFTAMHPDEKQAQAVLFLRNAVAYYARLGIIVKRLLTDNGPAFRSREFRATCTELGIKHSFTRPYRPQTNGKAERFIQSALREWAYGWTYQNSAHRTDALASWQHHYNWHRPHSGIGGVAPISRINSSRNNLLTLHT, encoded by the coding sequence ATGAACACCCATAAGCATGCCCGACTTACCTTTGCCCGCCGAATCGAGATGGTCAAACAGATGACCTTGGAAGGCCTGGATGCCGTGCGAGCCGCAGCCGCACACGGCGTCACTGCGCCAACGGCCAGGAAGTGGCTCGGTCGCTATCTGGCCGGGGGCGAAGCCGCGTTGGCCGATGCGTCCTCCAGGCCCACGCGCTCGCCCAGGGCCATCGATGCGGGCAAGGCCTTGCTCATCGTCGAGCTGCGCAAACGCCGGATGCTGCAGGCTCGCATCGCACGCAGCGTGGGCGTCTCGGAGTCCACGGTCAGTCGCGTCCTGGCGCGAGCGGGCATGTCCAGGTTGAGCGATCTGGAGCCTGTCGAAGCGGTCGTGCGCTATGAACACGAGGCGCCCGGCGATCTGCTGCACATCGACACCAAGAAGCTCGGGCGCATCGTGCGGCCCAGCCACCGTGTCACAGGAAACCGGCGCGACTCGGTCGACGGCGCAGGCTGGGAGACGCTGTTCGTGGCCATCGACGACCATGCAAGGCTGGCGTTCACCGCCATGCACCCGGACGAGAAGCAAGCGCAGGCGGTCCTGTTCCTGCGCAATGCGGTGGCCTATTACGCCCGCCTGGGCATCATCGTCAAGCGGTTGCTCACGGACAACGGCCCAGCGTTTCGCTCGCGCGAGTTCAGGGCAACCTGCACGGAACTGGGCATCAAGCACAGCTTCACGCGCCCCTACCGGCCGCAGACCAATGGCAAGGCCGAGAGGTTCATCCAGTCCGCGCTGCGAGAGTGGGCCTACGGCTGGACCTACCAGAACTCGGCCCATCGAACCGATGCCCTGGCAAGCTGGCAGCACCACTACAACTGGCATCGCCCGCACAGCGGTATCGGCGGCGTCGCGCCCATCTCCAGAATCAACTCGTCAAGAAACAACCTCTTGACGCTTCACACCTAG
- a CDS encoding SMP-30/gluconolactonase/LRE family protein — protein MQNGSRRRRQFLKTAAGSGLAALAGVADAQSFEFRPNQRYPDPSVLILDPSFAKYRIYSSTVEQVGTGMRWAEGPVYFPEGGYLLCSDIPNNRIMKYDEKTGRFTVHRQNANFANGNTRDRQGRLVTCEHSVTRRVVRTEKDGRMTVLADSFEGKKLNAPNDVVVRSDDTVWFTDPTFGINGEWEGSRATPEQATTNVYRIATDGKLTAVITDLVNPNGLAFSPDEKKLYVVEWKGTPHRSIWSYDVSADGASVSNKTKLIDADGPGALDGFRVDRDGNLWCGWGFSGAFAPEATDIGGGMKAHLPLGKSEDFDGVKVFNPQGKPIGFIRLPERCANLEFGGPKRNRLYMASSHSLYALYVEAHGAV, from the coding sequence ATGCAGAACGGAAGCCGTCGCCGCCGCCAATTCCTGAAGACCGCCGCGGGCTCCGGATTGGCGGCCCTTGCGGGAGTGGCCGATGCGCAATCTTTCGAGTTCAGGCCGAACCAGCGCTACCCGGACCCGTCGGTGCTGATCCTCGATCCGAGCTTTGCCAAGTACCGCATCTACAGCAGCACCGTCGAGCAGGTGGGCACGGGCATGCGGTGGGCTGAAGGGCCGGTGTACTTTCCCGAGGGCGGCTACCTGCTGTGCAGCGACATTCCGAACAACCGGATCATGAAGTACGACGAGAAGACCGGCAGGTTCACGGTGCACAGGCAGAACGCCAACTTCGCCAACGGCAACACGCGCGACCGGCAGGGCCGGCTGGTCACCTGCGAGCACTCGGTCACGCGCCGCGTGGTGCGCACGGAGAAGGACGGCCGCATGACGGTGCTGGCCGACAGCTTCGAGGGGAAGAAGCTCAATGCTCCCAACGACGTGGTCGTGAGGTCGGACGACACGGTGTGGTTCACCGACCCGACCTTCGGCATCAACGGCGAGTGGGAAGGCTCGCGGGCCACGCCCGAACAGGCCACGACCAACGTCTACCGCATTGCCACCGACGGCAAGCTCACGGCGGTGATCACCGACCTCGTGAACCCGAACGGCCTCGCGTTCTCGCCCGACGAGAAGAAGCTGTACGTGGTCGAGTGGAAGGGAACGCCCCACCGCAGCATCTGGAGCTACGACGTTTCAGCCGACGGGGCGAGCGTGTCGAACAAGACCAAGCTGATTGACGCGGACGGTCCCGGCGCGCTCGATGGCTTTCGCGTGGACCGCGACGGCAACCTCTGGTGCGGCTGGGGCTTCAGCGGTGCATTCGCACCCGAGGCGACGGACATCGGCGGCGGCATGAAGGCCCACCTGCCGCTCGGAAAATCGGAGGACTTCGATGGCGTGAAGGTCTTCAATCCGCAAGGCAAGCCGATCGGCTTCATCCGTCTTCCGGAGCGCTGCGCGAATCTCGAGTTCGGCGGGCCGAAGCGCAACCGGCTCTACATGGCGAGCAGCCATTCGCTCTACGCGCTGTACGTGGAGGCGCACGGCGCGGTCTAG
- a CDS encoding ORF6N domain-containing protein, giving the protein MPLKALNQAVKRNAGRFPPDFMFQLDTAERAEKAEVVTNCGHLSQPKFSRSLPFAFTEFVAAESTEYRKGKLIAPFAQWQTFS; this is encoded by the coding sequence TTGCCGCTCAAGGCGCTGAACCAAGCGGTCAAGCGCAACGCGGGGCGCTTTCCGCCGGACTTCATGTTTCAGCTCGACACGGCCGAAAGGGCCGAGAAGGCCGAGGTGGTCACAAACTGTGGCCACCTCTCGCAGCCGAAGTTTTCCAGATCGCTGCCGTTTGCTTTCACGGAGTTCGTGGCGGCAGAGAGCACGGAATACAGAAAAGGCAAATTAATTGCCCCATTTGCTCAATGGCAAACATTTTCTTGA